One window of Nitrospirota bacterium genomic DNA carries:
- the treS gene encoding maltose alpha-D-glucosyltransferase — MRKTESYFEDQPFWYKDAVIYELHIKAFYDSSGDGTGDLRGLTKKLDYLESLGITAVWLLPFYPSPLRDDGYDIADYLSVHQKYGLMKDFREFLRQAHRRGIRVITELVLNHTSDQHIWFQKSRRAKPGSVWRNFYVWSDTPEKYSDTRIIFKDFETSNWSWDPVAKAYYWHRFYAHQPDLNFDNPHVQKAMFRVIDYWFSMGVDGLRLDAVPYLYEREGTNCENLPETYAFLKKLRAYVDSKYKNRMLLAEANQWPEDAVSYFGDADACHMAFHFPLMPRIFMSLWMEDRFPIIDIFEQTPSIPDTCQWALFLRNHDELTLEMVTDEERDYMYKVYARDPSARINLGIRRRLAPLLGNHVRKIELMNFLLFSLPGTPVIYYGDEIGMGDNYYLGDRDGVRTPMQWSADRNAGFSRANPQKLYLPVIIDPEYHYESVNVENQESNQSSLLWWMKRIISMRKRFKAFGRGTIDFLLSDNPKVLAFVRKYNDEIILVVVNISRYSQVVELDLSRFSGYTPEEVFSRNKFPIIKDSPYVLTMGFYDYFWFCLKKEEEVLRFSDLFTPVPELQVSGSWEEIFRGKTREKFEDEILPQYITGCRWFGGKARKIRQIRIMEKIPIGKDSSVTQLLFVKVFYTEGLADVYLIPISFVSGVEAEKIIEEKPYIIVARIKTGKTDGIIFDGIYNDAFRKEMLVQIAGRHVVRGMRGQLASYPGRLFRILKGKELLEEKSVVLKAEQSNTAILYGKKLFFKLFRRLDEGMNPDLEVGRFLTEQALFPHVSPFAGAIEYRVAGTEPVVIGILQAYVHNQGDAWTYALDAAGRYLERVLSKRPKIREMPKVPSALTGVGDIQSVPVLFRELIGCDFLEMISLLGKRTAELHLSLTSDRESPDFAPEAFSLLYQRSLYQSLQSLTKRNFHLLKKNMASLPDEVRNESARILRFEKEIVQRYQALLRQKMSATKMRVHGDYHLGQVLFTGNDFVIIDFEGEPARSLSERRLKRSPFVDVAGMIRSFHYAAYTALFKHILLKSEDMPALEPWIDCWYLCVGGVFLRSYLDASKGNSHIPDNPADIEILLNIFLFEKAVYEVGYELNNRPDWIMIPLKGISRLLEE, encoded by the coding sequence ATGCGGAAAACAGAATCCTACTTTGAGGACCAGCCGTTCTGGTACAAGGACGCAGTCATATATGAGCTGCATATCAAGGCCTTTTATGACAGCAGTGGTGACGGAACAGGAGATCTCAGGGGGCTCACCAAGAAACTGGACTATCTCGAAAGCCTTGGAATAACTGCGGTGTGGCTGCTGCCGTTTTATCCGTCGCCGCTGAGGGATGACGGGTACGACATTGCGGATTATCTGAGTGTCCATCAGAAATACGGCCTTATGAAGGACTTCAGGGAATTCCTGAGGCAGGCCCACAGAAGGGGTATAAGGGTTATCACTGAACTTGTTCTGAACCATACTTCCGACCAGCATATATGGTTTCAGAAATCAAGAAGAGCCAAGCCGGGTTCTGTGTGGCGGAACTTTTATGTCTGGAGCGATACCCCTGAAAAATACAGCGACACGAGAATAATATTCAAGGACTTTGAAACGTCGAACTGGTCATGGGACCCTGTTGCGAAGGCATATTACTGGCACCGTTTTTACGCCCATCAGCCTGACCTGAACTTTGACAATCCCCATGTCCAGAAGGCGATGTTCCGTGTTATTGACTACTGGTTTTCGATGGGGGTCGACGGCCTCAGGCTCGACGCAGTTCCCTATCTGTACGAGCGTGAGGGAACCAACTGCGAGAACCTCCCCGAGACCTATGCGTTTCTGAAGAAACTGAGGGCGTATGTCGACAGCAAATACAAGAACAGGATGCTTCTGGCAGAAGCCAATCAATGGCCTGAAGATGCCGTGAGCTATTTCGGGGACGCTGATGCATGCCATATGGCCTTTCATTTCCCGCTCATGCCACGAATCTTCATGTCGCTCTGGATGGAGGATAGGTTTCCGATCATCGATATCTTTGAGCAGACCCCCTCTATCCCTGACACATGCCAGTGGGCGCTTTTCCTGAGGAATCATGATGAACTGACCCTTGAAATGGTTACCGACGAAGAACGTGATTACATGTACAAGGTATATGCGAGGGACCCCAGCGCAAGGATAAACCTCGGCATCCGCAGGCGGCTGGCGCCACTGCTCGGGAACCATGTGAGAAAGATAGAACTTATGAACTTCCTCCTGTTCTCATTGCCCGGAACCCCGGTGATCTATTACGGCGATGAGATCGGCATGGGAGACAACTACTACCTTGGTGACAGAGACGGGGTGAGGACGCCGATGCAGTGGAGCGCTGACAGGAATGCAGGGTTTTCAAGGGCAAATCCCCAGAAACTCTATCTTCCTGTCATCATTGACCCTGAATATCACTACGAGTCTGTGAATGTGGAGAATCAGGAGAGCAACCAATCATCGCTTCTCTGGTGGATGAAGCGCATTATATCGATGAGAAAGCGGTTCAAGGCGTTCGGACGCGGGACGATCGATTTCCTTCTCTCAGACAATCCGAAAGTCCTTGCCTTTGTCCGCAAGTATAATGATGAAATAATCCTGGTAGTTGTCAATATCTCCCGGTATTCCCAGGTGGTTGAACTGGATCTTTCAAGGTTTTCCGGATATACCCCGGAAGAGGTCTTCAGCAGGAATAAATTCCCGATTATCAAGGATTCACCTTATGTGCTCACCATGGGGTTCTATGATTATTTCTGGTTCTGTCTCAAGAAGGAAGAAGAAGTGCTGAGGTTCAGCGACCTGTTCACCCCTGTGCCGGAACTGCAGGTGAGCGGCAGCTGGGAAGAAATATTCCGGGGAAAGACCAGGGAGAAGTTCGAAGACGAAATACTGCCGCAGTATATTACCGGCTGCAGGTGGTTTGGCGGAAAGGCAAGAAAGATCAGGCAGATCAGAATTATGGAAAAGATTCCCATCGGAAAAGATTCTTCTGTAACTCAGTTACTTTTTGTAAAGGTCTTTTATACAGAGGGACTGGCGGATGTCTATCTGATTCCGATCTCTTTTGTATCCGGGGTTGAGGCGGAAAAGATTATCGAAGAAAAACCCTACATCATCGTCGCACGCATCAAAACCGGAAAGACGGATGGCATTATATTTGACGGAATCTACAATGATGCATTCCGGAAGGAAATGCTGGTGCAGATTGCCGGCAGACATGTTGTGAGAGGCATGCGCGGTCAGCTTGCTTCCTATCCGGGAAGATTATTCAGGATTCTGAAGGGCAAGGAGCTGCTTGAGGAAAAGTCGGTGGTGCTGAAAGCTGAACAGAGCAATACGGCAATCCTATATGGGAAGAAACTGTTTTTCAAGCTCTTCAGGAGACTTGATGAGGGAATGAACCCTGATCTCGAAGTCGGCAGATTTCTGACAGAACAGGCGCTGTTCCCTCATGTGTCGCCTTTTGCGGGAGCGATCGAATACCGGGTAGCCGGTACAGAGCCTGTGGTGATCGGTATTCTTCAGGCATATGTTCATAACCAGGGAGATGCGTGGACCTATGCGCTTGACGCTGCGGGAAGGTATCTTGAAAGGGTCCTTTCAAAAAGACCGAAGATCAGGGAAATGCCCAAGGTTCCTTCCGCTCTCACAGGTGTCGGAGACATCCAGTCTGTCCCCGTGCTCTTCCGGGAACTGATAGGCTGCGATTTTCTTGAGATGATATCGCTGCTTGGCAAGAGGACGGCCGAACTCCACCTTTCGCTCACCTCTGACAGGGAATCGCCCGACTTTGCACCTGAGGCTTTTTCACTCCTTTACCAGAGGTCACTTTACCAGTCACTGCAAAGTCTCACAAAGAGAAATTTTCACCTCCTGAAGAAGAACATGGCATCTCTCCCGGATGAAGTGAGAAATGAATCGGCGAGGATTCTCAGGTTTGAAAAGGAAATCGTGCAGAGATATCAGGCGCTCCTCAGACAGAAGATGTCTGCAACAAAAATGAGGGTTCACGGAGATTATCATCTCGGTCAGGTGCTCTTTACCGGGAATGATTTTGTGATTATCGACTTCGAAGGGGAACCTGCAAGATCCCTGAGTGAGAGAAGGCTCAAGAGATCGCCGTTTGTGGACGTTGCGGGAATGATACGCTCCTTTCATTATGCAGCGTACACCGCGCTTTTCAAGCACATACTGTTAAAGTCGGAGGATATGCCGGCGCTTGAACCGTGGATTGATTGCTGGTATCTCTGTGTCGGAGGGGTTTTTCTCAGATCATATCTCGATGCCTCAAAAGGAAATTCGCATATCCCGGATAATCCCGCAGACATTGAGATATTGCTGAACATATTCCTCTTTGAAAAAGCGGTGTATGAAGTCGGATATGAACTCAATAACCGTCCTGACTGGATCATGATTCCGCTGAAGGGGATAAGTCGGTTACTGGAGGAATGA
- the treZ gene encoding malto-oligosyltrehalose trehalohydrolase codes for MKIGALHSGSGQCRFVVWAPFHEAVELKLVSPVEKIVPMEKTHGGYWELALPDIAENARYFYRLKEGTDMPDPASHFQPEGVHGPSQIVDHGNFRWTDSDWKGIPLSEMVMYELHVGTFTPGGTFDAVIPRLSRLRDMGINAIEIMPVAQFPGERNWGYDGVFPYAVQNSYGGPERLKRLVNECHKHDIAVILDVVYNHLGPEGNYLWDYGPYFTDKYRTPWGMAMNFDDAYSNEVRNFFIENALHWFGNYHIDALRLDAVHGITDLSAKTFLQELARAVKQFSAYQKRRFSLIAESDMNDTRLIRPRKAGGFNLHAQWCDDFHHSLHTLLTGEKGGYYVDFGKMEHLVKTMKEGFVYSGEYSEYRKRNHGNSSKDIPASQLIVFSQNHDQTGNRMFGERLSSLISFESLKLSAGVVLLSPYVPLLFMGEEYGEDAPFLYFVSHTDPDLIEAVRKGRKEEFRAFAWTGEPPDPQSPGTFKNSKIHWEKRKTGNHKNLLEFYTHLIRLRRDIPALSNHDKKSLDVIVSENDRILFVRRWKDDDHVFCSFNFNEEDRKFELYLPQGIWSKVLDSSDKKWKGPGTLLLDRLKGNKKVTLRGRSFMIYRRKMH; via the coding sequence ATGAAAATCGGCGCTCTTCACTCCGGCAGCGGACAGTGCAGATTTGTGGTGTGGGCGCCTTTCCATGAGGCGGTAGAACTGAAACTTGTTTCCCCTGTGGAGAAGATCGTCCCCATGGAAAAAACCCATGGAGGATACTGGGAGCTTGCACTGCCTGACATAGCCGAAAATGCACGGTATTTCTATCGTCTGAAGGAAGGAACAGACATGCCTGACCCTGCATCGCATTTTCAGCCTGAAGGTGTTCACGGTCCCTCGCAGATTGTTGACCACGGGAATTTCAGATGGACTGACAGCGACTGGAAAGGAATCCCCCTCTCGGAGATGGTCATGTATGAACTGCATGTCGGAACCTTTACACCCGGGGGCACGTTCGATGCGGTGATACCGCGGCTTTCCCGGCTCAGGGATATGGGGATAAATGCCATTGAGATTATGCCTGTTGCCCAGTTCCCTGGCGAGAGAAACTGGGGATATGACGGTGTGTTTCCCTATGCGGTCCAGAACTCTTACGGAGGGCCTGAACGTCTCAAGAGACTTGTGAACGAATGCCATAAGCATGATATCGCCGTCATCCTTGATGTCGTATACAACCACCTTGGTCCTGAAGGCAACTACCTTTGGGATTACGGGCCGTATTTTACCGATAAGTACAGAACCCCCTGGGGAATGGCCATGAATTTCGATGATGCCTACAGCAACGAAGTCAGAAACTTCTTCATCGAAAATGCACTTCACTGGTTTGGCAATTATCATATCGATGCACTCAGGCTTGACGCTGTCCATGGTATTACGGACCTGAGCGCAAAGACGTTTCTTCAGGAGCTTGCGCGTGCGGTAAAACAGTTTTCAGCCTATCAGAAAAGACGGTTCTCTCTGATAGCCGAGAGCGACATGAATGATACGCGGCTGATACGACCGCGGAAAGCGGGGGGATTCAATCTTCATGCACAATGGTGTGACGATTTTCACCATTCGCTCCACACTCTTCTCACCGGAGAAAAAGGCGGATACTATGTAGATTTCGGGAAGATGGAGCATCTTGTCAAGACCATGAAAGAGGGCTTTGTCTATTCGGGTGAGTATTCGGAGTACAGGAAACGAAACCATGGCAATTCCTCAAAGGATATCCCGGCCTCGCAGCTTATCGTTTTTTCGCAGAACCACGATCAGACCGGGAACAGGATGTTCGGCGAACGTCTTTCCAGCCTTATTTCATTCGAATCCCTCAAGCTGTCTGCAGGAGTTGTGCTGCTTTCACCATATGTGCCGCTGCTCTTTATGGGAGAAGAATATGGAGAGGACGCGCCGTTCCTTTATTTTGTCAGCCATACCGACCCGGATCTGATAGAGGCTGTCAGGAAGGGAAGAAAGGAAGAGTTCAGGGCATTTGCGTGGACCGGCGAGCCGCCTGATCCCCAGAGCCCGGGGACGTTTAAGAATTCCAAGATTCACTGGGAAAAGAGAAAAACGGGAAACCATAAAAATCTCCTCGAATTCTATACGCATCTGATCAGACTAAGGAGGGATATTCCTGCCCTCTCGAATCATGACAAGAAGAGCCTTGATGTGATTGTGTCCGAAAACGACAGGATACTGTTCGTGAGACGGTGGAAGGATGATGACCATGTCTTCTGCAGCTTCAATTTCAATGAGGAAGACAGGAAATTCGAGCTCTACCTTCCGCAGGGTATCTGGAGCAAGGTGCTTGATTCCTCCGACAAGAAATGGAAAGGACCGGGTACTTTGCTGCTTGACAGGCTGAAAGGAAACAAAAAAGTAACCCTGAGGGGAAGGAGTTTCATGATCTACAGGAGAAAGATGCACTGA
- a CDS encoding alpha-1,4-glucan--maltose-1-phosphate maltosyltransferase yields MKEGRKRIIIERVKPEIDCGRYSVKRTVGEHVTVEADIFSDGHDAVSARLLYRRAEESGWKEVPMQHVENDRWRGEFAVEEIGEYRYSILGWVDRFRTWQKDIKKKHDAGQDIQSDFATGALMIGDAEKNAAGSDDIVARLAGYREFFNTETREKAVAYATGTELAQLMDTYLPRRFAVMYEKELPVVVEPGKALFSSWYEIFPRSCGTGEGTHGTFRDCESLLPEIADMGFDVLYFPPIHPIGRTKRKGKNNTLDIAPDDVGSPWAIGSGEGGHKSVHPELGTIEDFRRFVQKAKEYGIDVAMDLAFQCSPDHPYVKKHPEWFSWRPDGTVQYAENPPKKYEDIIPLNFESEKWQELWHELRDVVLFWIEKGVRIFRVDNPHTKPFAFWEWLIHEVKKDYPEVIFLSEAFTRPKVMFRLAKLGFTQSYTYFTWRNTKFELAQYINELAKTDVREYFRPNFWPNTPDILPEHLQYGGRNAFMMRLVLAATLSSNYGIYGPAYELAVNEAVPGKEEYSYSEKYELKKWDRQREGSLKDFITRINRIRKENAALHETFNIRHHEADNDNILFYGKVTRDLSNILLIAVNLDPFHKHSCWVKVPLDELGIDPGQPYLVHDLIGNDKFIWQGERNYIEINPFICPAYIFSLRRQMKKETDFDYFM; encoded by the coding sequence ATGAAAGAGGGAAGAAAAAGAATTATCATTGAACGGGTGAAACCCGAAATCGACTGCGGCAGATATTCCGTGAAAAGAACAGTCGGTGAGCATGTGACGGTCGAGGCGGATATTTTTTCTGACGGACACGATGCGGTTTCTGCACGCCTGCTTTACAGGAGAGCGGAAGAAAGTGGCTGGAAAGAAGTCCCGATGCAGCATGTTGAAAATGACCGCTGGAGGGGTGAGTTTGCGGTTGAGGAGATCGGGGAATACCGCTATAGCATATTGGGATGGGTTGACCGGTTCAGGACGTGGCAGAAAGATATCAAGAAGAAGCATGACGCTGGTCAGGATATCCAGTCGGATTTTGCCACAGGAGCACTCATGATCGGGGATGCAGAGAAGAATGCCGCAGGGTCTGATGACATTGTAGCGCGGCTCGCCGGGTATCGCGAGTTTTTCAACACCGAGACGCGGGAAAAGGCCGTTGCATACGCAACCGGGACTGAACTGGCGCAGTTGATGGACACTTACCTGCCCAGGCGTTTTGCGGTTATGTATGAGAAAGAGCTGCCGGTTGTTGTGGAACCGGGGAAAGCCCTTTTCAGTTCCTGGTACGAGATATTTCCGCGTTCATGCGGCACTGGAGAAGGAACGCACGGCACGTTTCGTGATTGCGAATCCTTGCTCCCTGAAATTGCGGATATGGGTTTTGATGTCCTCTATTTTCCGCCCATTCATCCCATAGGGAGGACCAAACGCAAGGGAAAGAACAACACACTCGACATCGCACCTGATGATGTCGGAAGTCCATGGGCTATCGGTTCAGGAGAGGGAGGTCACAAATCGGTTCACCCTGAACTCGGGACAATTGAAGACTTTCGCCGGTTTGTACAGAAGGCAAAGGAATACGGCATCGATGTCGCTATGGACCTTGCGTTCCAGTGCTCTCCCGATCATCCGTATGTGAAGAAACACCCTGAGTGGTTCAGCTGGCGTCCGGACGGCACCGTGCAGTATGCGGAGAATCCACCCAAGAAATATGAAGACATCATCCCCCTGAATTTCGAGTCCGAGAAGTGGCAGGAACTGTGGCACGAGCTGAGAGATGTGGTACTTTTCTGGATCGAAAAAGGAGTCCGGATATTCAGGGTTGACAACCCGCATACCAAACCATTTGCCTTCTGGGAATGGCTCATACACGAAGTGAAAAAAGATTATCCAGAGGTAATTTTCCTCTCCGAAGCGTTTACACGACCAAAGGTGATGTTTCGTCTCGCAAAGCTCGGTTTTACCCAATCCTACACGTACTTCACCTGGAGGAATACAAAATTTGAGCTTGCGCAGTATATCAATGAGCTTGCGAAAACCGATGTGAGGGAGTATTTCAGGCCGAATTTCTGGCCGAATACCCCGGACATCCTCCCTGAGCACCTTCAGTACGGCGGCAGGAACGCCTTTATGATGAGGCTTGTGCTGGCCGCGACGCTTTCCTCGAATTACGGCATATACGGACCTGCATATGAGCTGGCGGTCAACGAAGCAGTTCCCGGAAAGGAAGAATACAGTTATTCAGAGAAATATGAGCTTAAGAAATGGGACAGGCAGAGGGAGGGCAGCCTGAAGGACTTCATCACACGGATCAACAGGATACGGAAGGAAAATGCGGCCCTTCATGAAACATTTAATATCCGGCACCATGAAGCCGATAATGACAATATCCTGTTTTACGGGAAGGTTACGCGCGACCTGTCCAATATCCTGCTGATAGCGGTTAACCTTGACCCGTTCCATAAGCATTCCTGCTGGGTGAAGGTGCCTCTCGATGAACTTGGCATCGATCCCGGCCAACCGTATCTGGTCCATGACCTCATCGGCAACGACAAGTTCATATGGCAGGGTGAGAGAAACTATATCGAAATAAACCCGTTCATCTGTCCCGCGTATATCTTCAGCCTCAGAAGACAGATGAAGAAGGAGACGGATTTTGATTACTTCATGTAA
- the glgB gene encoding 1,4-alpha-glucan branching protein GlgB produces MADKKRRKKDLIRHDVSLLTDHDIYLFKEGNHFTLHEKLGSHPLTVDGIEGTLFSVWAPNAEKVSVIGDFNDWDRKTHPLTARWDGSGIWEGFIPGAGHGSVYKYHIASRHNRYKVEKCDPFAYHCEVPPKTASIVRRLDYEWNDSEWMSSRRPRNSLNAPWSIYEVHPGSWRRVPEEGNRPLTYREMARYLAEYVKDMGFTHVEFLPVMEHPFYGSWGYQVTGFFAPTSRYGPPQDFMYLIDHLHQNGIGVILDWVPSHFPDDEHGLIYFDGTHLYEHEEPKKGFHPDWKSYIFNYGRHEVRNFLISSALFWLEKYHIDGIRVDAVASMLYLDYGRKEGEWIPNEYGGKENIEAISFLKRFNEMVYEKFPDVQTIAEESTAWPMVSRPSYVGGLGFGMKWNMGWMHDTLDYFSNDPVFRKYRHNQLTFSIWYAFSENFVLPLSHDEVVHGKGSLFGKMSGDEWQKYANLRMLYGYMYAHPGKKLLFMGAEIAQWKEWNHDESLEWHVLEYPLHQGVRAWVRDLNHLYRSEPALHEVDFGTEGFEWVDFHNWEESVISFLRKGRISDERILIVCNFTPVPRYNYRIGVPLGGFWQEILNSDAVTYMGSGHGNIGGMEASPVPSHGKFFSLSLTLPPLGILFFRHRGTHR; encoded by the coding sequence ATGGCAGACAAAAAAAGAAGGAAAAAAGATTTGATCAGGCATGACGTTAGTCTCCTTACTGATCATGACATATATCTCTTTAAGGAGGGAAACCACTTTACACTGCATGAAAAGCTCGGATCACATCCGCTGACGGTTGACGGTATTGAGGGCACTCTTTTTTCGGTCTGGGCTCCGAATGCTGAGAAGGTATCAGTAATCGGTGATTTTAATGACTGGGACAGGAAAACACACCCCCTGACTGCACGATGGGATGGTTCCGGCATATGGGAGGGTTTTATTCCCGGTGCCGGACACGGAAGCGTATATAAATACCATATCGCCTCACGACACAACAGATACAAGGTCGAGAAATGCGACCCGTTTGCATATCATTGTGAAGTTCCGCCCAAAACTGCTTCAATTGTCCGGAGACTGGACTACGAATGGAATGACAGCGAATGGATGAGCAGCAGGCGGCCCCGCAATTCTCTCAATGCACCATGGTCGATCTATGAGGTGCACCCGGGGTCATGGAGAAGGGTTCCTGAAGAAGGAAACAGGCCGCTAACCTACCGGGAAATGGCTCGTTATCTTGCGGAATACGTAAAGGATATGGGGTTTACGCATGTCGAATTCCTTCCGGTCATGGAGCATCCGTTTTACGGTTCGTGGGGGTATCAGGTAACGGGATTTTTTGCTCCCACGAGCAGATACGGGCCTCCGCAGGATTTCATGTACCTGATCGATCATCTGCACCAGAACGGCATCGGGGTAATCCTTGACTGGGTGCCTTCTCACTTCCCGGATGACGAACACGGACTTATTTATTTTGACGGAACCCATCTGTATGAGCATGAAGAGCCGAAAAAAGGGTTTCATCCTGACTGGAAGAGCTATATTTTCAATTACGGACGGCATGAGGTGAGGAATTTCCTCATCAGCAGCGCCCTGTTCTGGCTTGAAAAATATCATATCGACGGCATCAGGGTCGACGCAGTCGCATCAATGCTCTACCTCGACTACGGCAGGAAGGAAGGTGAATGGATACCGAATGAATACGGGGGGAAAGAGAATATCGAGGCCATCAGCTTCCTGAAACGGTTCAATGAGATGGTCTATGAAAAATTCCCGGATGTACAGACTATTGCGGAAGAGTCGACTGCCTGGCCCATGGTCTCCCGGCCTTCATATGTCGGCGGACTTGGCTTCGGTATGAAATGGAACATGGGCTGGATGCACGACACGCTTGATTATTTTTCGAACGACCCGGTGTTCAGAAAATATCGCCATAATCAGCTTACCTTCAGCATATGGTATGCCTTTTCCGAAAATTTTGTCCTCCCGCTGTCACACGACGAAGTTGTTCATGGCAAGGGGTCGCTTTTTGGCAAGATGTCAGGAGATGAGTGGCAGAAATATGCAAATCTGCGAATGCTTTACGGGTACATGTATGCGCACCCCGGCAAAAAGCTGCTCTTCATGGGGGCTGAGATCGCGCAATGGAAGGAATGGAATCACGATGAAAGCCTCGAGTGGCATGTGCTTGAGTATCCGTTACATCAGGGCGTCCGGGCCTGGGTAAGGGATCTGAATCATCTGTACAGGTCAGAGCCGGCGCTTCATGAAGTCGATTTCGGCACAGAGGGGTTCGAATGGGTGGATTTCCACAACTGGGAGGAAAGTGTCATCAGTTTTCTCAGGAAGGGAAGAATCTCTGATGAACGGATTCTCATCGTCTGCAATTTTACCCCTGTCCCCCGCTACAATTACAGGATCGGTGTGCCGCTGGGCGGGTTCTGGCAGGAAATCCTGAACAGCGATGCTGTTACCTATATGGGAAGCGGACATGGAAACATCGGTGGCATGGAAGCCTCGCCGGTGCCGTCGCACGGGAAATTTTTTTCCCTCTCCCTGACATTGCCTCCGCTTGGCATTCTGTTTTTCAGGCACAGGGGTACACACAGATGA